A stretch of Rhododendron vialii isolate Sample 1 chromosome 4a, ASM3025357v1 DNA encodes these proteins:
- the LOC131323620 gene encoding lysM domain receptor-like kinase 3: MFRSKLGLSFSLSIISLCLTTVEPTCSKGCDLALGSYYVWTDAYTRLVAEVSGNSVNELISYNPGTTERFILSGSRIVVPFACDCIDGEFLAHVFTYTARSGDTYDKIAKTYYANLTTAATLERSNSYPANSSIPVNATVNVTVNCSCGNASVSEAYRLFVTYPLRAEDSLESIANATNLSTDLLQRYNPGANFNAGSGLVYIPGKGTILFCFAFHNSVLGLRVIVVVCAIVQCYGSVSHNSRVIENESARTSFKVKEKRLFISRDETAPIGPQVHCSD; the protein is encoded by the exons ATGTTTCGATCCAAGCTGGGTTTATCCTTTTCCCTTTCGATCATCTCCCTCTGTTTAACAACAGTCGAGCCCACCTGCTCCAAGGGCTGTGACTTGGCCTTAGGCTCGTACTACGTTTGGACCGACGCGTACACCAGATTGGTTGCCGAAGTATCAGGCAATTCCGTCAACGAACTCATCAGCTACAACCCAGGGACCACCGAGCGCTTCATCCTGTCGGGCTCTAGAATCGTCGTCCCCTTCGCGTGCGATTGCATCGACGGCGAGTTCTTGGCCCACGTGTTTACTTACACGGCCCGGTCCGGCGACACGTACGATAAAATCGCCAAGACGTACTACGCGAACCTGACTACGGCCGCGACGCTGGAGCGGTCCAACAGCTACCCGGCTAATTCCTCGATTCCGGTTAACGCGACGGTGAACGTGACGGTGAATTGTTCGTGCGGGAACGCGTCGGTGTCGGAGGCTTACAGGTTGTTCGTCACGTACCCGCTTCGGGCCGAGGATAGCTTGGAGTCGATTGCGAATGCCACGAACTTGAGTACGGATTTGCTGCAGAGGTACAACCCGGGCGCGAATTTCAATGCTGGGAGTGGTCTAGTGTACATACCCGGCAAAGGTAcgattttattttgttttgctttccaTAATTCAGTGTTGGGACTA AGAGTTATAGTTGTTGTTTGTGCAATTGTTCAATGTTATGGATCTGTGTCACATAATTCGCGTGTGATTGAGAATGAGAGCGCAAGAACGAGCTTTAAAGT AAAAGAGAAACGCCTATTTATCTCTCGTGATGAAACAGCTCCTATTGGACCACAAGTACACTGCTCGGATTGA
- the LOC131323621 gene encoding uncharacterized mitochondrial protein AtMg00810-like has protein sequence MAALCPTISATKRTKLLEFETGTKGMVLCVFFLPFGAWISSKADTSLFLLHKGSSLTLISVYVDDIILTGSDSSYLTHLVHLLSSRFVMKDLGSLHYFLGIEVNSTPNGLFLSQAKYAQEILTKAIMQECKSSASPTSSKGPYDPSDPLFDDVTLVGSLQYLTLIRPESPFFVNTVCQHMHQPKVSHFAAVKRLLQYVKGTLNHEADWTGDLVDRRSTSGFVVFLGSTPISWCAKKQPTVARSSAEAKYRAMAQTATDLHPTQYSMLLTKHIEIDYHFIREQVLAKKLVLCFIGSTAEVAYIFTKGLGVSRFLFLKTHLTPHEFAGEYKGKHSSAQQLEVSLVVCSNSFEIQFDCISFVHSL, from the exons ATGGCGGCGTTGTGTCCCACAATCAGCGCGACTAAACGAACTAAGCTGTTGGAGTTTGAG ACAGGCACCAAGGGCATGGTTCTCTGTGTTTTCTTCTTACCTTTTGGAGCTTGGATTTCAAGCAAGGCAGATACATCCTTGTTTCTTCTTCACAAGGGGTCCTCTCTTACTTTGATATCggtctatgtggatgatatcataCTCACAGGCAGTGATTCTTCATATCTCACTCATCTAGTTCACTTGCTTAGCTCCCGATTTGTCATGAAAGATCTAGGATCTTTACATTACTTTCTTGGGATTGAGGTCAATTCTACGCCGAATGGGTTGTTTTTATCTCAAGCCAAATATGCTCAGGAAATTTTGACTAAGGCTATTATGCAGGAATGCAAATCGAGTGCATCACCAACATCTTCCAAAGGTCCTTATGATCCTTCTGATCCTTTGTTTGATGATGTTACCTTGGTGGGCTCATTACAATACCTTACTCTCATTAGACCTGAGAGTCCATTCTTCGTTAATACTGTATGCCAACATATGCATCAGCCTAAAGTCAGTCATTTTGCTGCTGTTAAACGTCTTCTTCAATATGTGAAAGGAACTCTCAATCATG AGGCTGACTGGACTGGAGATCTAGTGGACCGACGTTCCACCTctggttttgttgtttttctggGATCAACACCTATCTCTTGGTGTGCCAAAAAGCAGCCCACCGTTGCTCGATCTTCAGCGGAGGCTAAGTATAGGGCAATGGCTCAAACAGCAACTGATCTG CATCCAACCCAGTATTCCATGCTTTTAACTAAGCATATAGAAATTGATTATCACTTCATCAGAGAGCAGgttttggctaaaaaattggTTCTTTGTTTTATTGGTTCTACTGCTGAAGTTGCTTATATTTTTACCAAAGGGTTGGGTGTATCTCGTTTTCTCTTCTTGAAGacccacctcaccccccatgaGTTTGCAGGGGAGTATAAAGGAAAGCACAGCAGTGCACAACAGTTAGAAGTTAGTTTGGTAGTTTGTTCAAATTCATTTGAAATTCAGTTTGATTGTATTTCATTTGTGCATTCTCTGTGA